In a genomic window of Gadus macrocephalus chromosome 9, ASM3116895v1:
- the znf319b gene encoding zinc finger protein 319, which yields MTEAWQQHTVAPPPVVHAIPPGAENALGCAVYGIVLQPDPPALQHGQHSQQHGGHGGGQHSQQQHPAQAQQPTLQVGNEGGHKCGACGHDISHLANPHEHQCMVSQDRSFQCTQCMKIFHQATDLLEHQCVQVEQKPFVCGVCKMGFSLLTSLAQHHTSHNSTNPMKCSICEKTYRPGTSGNPTPTTSGTSHHNHGSRASASSSSSILPFPSARDRPYKCSVCQKGFKHLSELTRHERVHTGEKPFKCDTCDKAFSQSSHLAHHQRTHSNERPFKCAVCEKSFKHRSHLVRHMYAHSGEHLFKCNLCELHFKESSELLHHPCHPQGARPFRCATCGKGFKRPSDLRQHERAHSEERPFHCDECQMSFKQQYALVRHRRTHKDPGVRPFKCNLCDKGFMQPSHLLYHQHVHGMDNLFKCASCQKEFSQSGELLRHKCGEPSSASPDKPYKCDVCGKGYKKSSTLQRHQNSHCQEKPLKCSLCDRRFLSSSDFVQHRCDPSREKPLKCPECERRFKYVSDLNRHRRIHTGEKPYKCANCNKGFKQREHMTKHQATHSREGQFKCVWCGERYSDLGSLQDHTVQHTAEGGGYPVPSCI from the coding sequence ATGACCGAGGCCTGGCAGCAACATACTGTTGCTCCCCCTCCAGTCGTCCATGCCATCCCTCCGGGCGCTGAGAACGCTCTGGGCTGTGCCGTGTACGGTATCGTTCTCCAGCCCGACCCTCCGGCTCTGCAGCATGGCCAGCACAGCCAGCAGCACGGGGGGCACGGAGGAGGACAgcacagccagcagcagcacccgGCCCAGGCCCAGCAGCCCACCCTGCAGGTAGGCAACGAAGGAGGCCACAAGTGTGGCGCCTGCGGGCACGATATCTCCCACCTCGCTAACCCACACGAGCACCAATGCATGGTCAGTCAAGACCGGTCGTTCCAGTGCACCCAATGCATGAAGATCTTCCACCAGGCCACGGACCTGCTGGAGCACCAGTGTGTGCAGGTGGAGCAGAAACCCTTTGTGTGTGGCGTCTGCAAGATGGGCTTCTCCCTGCTGACCTCCCTGGCCCAGCACCACACCTCCCATAACAGCACCAACCCCATGAAGTGCTCCATCTGTGAGAAGACCTACCGGCCCGGTACCTCCGGCAACCCCACGCCCACCACCTCAGGAACCTCCCATCACAACCACGGTAGCAGGGCGTCCGCCAGCAGCAGTTCGTCCATCCTGCCGTTCCCCTCGGCCCGGGACAGGCCGTACAAGTGCTCCGTCTGCCAGAAGGGCTTCAAGCATCTGTCGGAGCTCACCCGCCACGAGCGCGTGCACACGGGCGAGAAGCCCTTCAAGTGCGACACGTGCGACAAGGCCTTCAGCCAGTCGTCGCACCTGGCCCACCACCAGCGCACGCACAGCAACGAGCGGCCCTTCAAGTGCGCCGTGTGCGAGAAGAGCTTCAAGCACCGCTCCCACCTCGTGCGCCACATGTACGCCCACTCCGGGGAGCACCTGTTCAAGTGCAACCTGTGCGAGCTGCACTTTAAGGAGTCATCGGAGCTGCTCCACCACCCCTGCCACCCGCAAGGCGCCCGCCCCTTCCGCTGCGCCACCTGCGGCAAGGGCTTCAAGCGCCCGTCCGACCTGCGGCAGCACGAGCGCGCGCACTCGGAGGAGCGGCCGTTCCACTGCGACGAGTGCCAGATGAGCTTCAAGCAGCAGTACGCGTTGGTCCGCCACCGGCGCACCCACAAGGACCCCGGCGTCCGGCCCTTCAAGTGCAACCTGTGCGACAAGGGCTTCATGCAGCCCTCCCACCTGCTCTACCACCAGCACGTGCACGGCATGGACAACCTGTTCAAGTGCGCCTCCTGCCAGAAGGAGTTCAGCCAGTCGGGAGAGCTGCTCCGGCACAAGTGCGGCGAGCCTTCGTCGGCCTCCCCGGacaagccctacaagtgtgacgtGTGCGGGAAGGGCTACAAGAAGAGCTCGACGCTGCAGCGCCACCAGAACTCCCACTGCCAGGAGAAGCCCCTGAAGTGCTCCCTCTGCGACCGCCGCTTCCTCTCCTCGTCCGACTTCGTGCAGCACCGCTGCGACCCGTCGCGCGAGAAGCCCCTCAAGTGTCCGGAGTGCGAGCGGCGCTTCAAGTACGTGTCCGACCTGAACCGCCACCGCCGCatccacaccggggagaagccctacaagtgtgccAACTGCAACAAGGGATTTAAGCAGCGGGAGCACATGACCAAGCACCAGGCCACGCACTCCCGCGAGGGCCagttcaagtgtgtgtggtgcggaGAACGTTACAGTGACCTGGGCTCCCTGCAGGATCACACGGTCCAGCATACCGCGGAGGGCGGCGGCTACCCCGTGCCCTCTTGCATTTAG
- the usb1 gene encoding U6 snRNA phosphodiesterase 1 isoform X2, which produces MFPEEEEPDNDTSLHDGRIRSFKHERGNWATYVYFPYPPDEDFMELLEELLEVAGARGVLLTQQRDFHLSVSQTVVLKHHWIQPFTESLKGGLTSCKRFVCSAGSLRVYSNAERTRTFLGMEVSAGHAQLAEIMKMVDKTMIEFRLDTFYKDPSFHVSLAWCVGDFTAQLKECLKELQGLVDHHEEGAFLLTLDCQELRCRAGNKTCSFPLQS; this is translated from the exons ATGTttccagaggaagaggagccagATAATGACACGTCCCTTCATGATGGACGTATCCGTTCCTTTAAGCACGAGAGAGGAAATTGGGCAACCTATGTATATTTTCCAT ACCCCCCAGACGAGGACTtcatggagctgctggaggagctgctggaggtggcGGGAGCTCGCGGTGTGCTGCTGACCCAGCAGAGGGACTTCCATCTCAGCGTGTCTCAGACAGTGGTGCTGAAGCACCATTggatccagcccttcacagagAGCCTTAAGGGCGGCCTGACCAGCTGCAaaag GTTTGTTTGCTCTGCAGGATCGCTCAGGGTCTACAGTAACGCTGAGAGAACCAG GACGTTTTTGGGAATGGAAGTGTCTGCTGGACATGCTCAGTTGGCAGAGATTATGAAAATGGTGGACAAAACTATGATAGAATTTCGCCTTGACACATTCTATAAG GATCCCTCGTTTCACGTGAGTCTAGCCTGGTGCGTCGGGGACTTCACAGCCCAGCTGAAAGAATGCCTTAAGGAATTACAG GGTCTGGTTGACCACCATGAGGAGGGGGCGTTCCTGCTGACGTTGGACTGTCAGGAGCTGCGCTGCAGGGCAGGAAACAAGACCTGTAGCTTTCCTCTGCAGTCCTGA
- the pla2g15 gene encoding group XV phospholipase A2, with protein MACWHGTTVFSLLRVVCLLLIFGYTVGKNLHKSADNKSCQPKRPPVVIIPGDLGNQLEAKLDKPSVVHYICYKKTDAFFTLWLNLELLVPVAIDCWIDNIRLIYNTTTHSTSAPPGVDIRVPGFGKTFSVEYLDPSKSSLGIYFFSLVQAFVEWGYTRDDDVRGAPYDWRKAPNENKAYFLALQQMIEEMAEKAGGPVVLIAHSMGNMYTLYFLNHQPQAWKDRYIKSFVALGAPWGGVVKTMRVVTSGDNNHIPVISPLKMRSQQRSAITTTWLFPYAHTWPKNQVLVQTPTYNYTVADYKRFFSDVGFNEGWQIRQDTEPLVSDLDPPGVAVHCLYGSGVPTPESFRYSDKFPNAEPVGVGAGDGDGTVNLRSATQCGRWVGRQRQPVTLLELPGNEHVNMLLNYTTVAYIKTLLCSP; from the exons ATGGCCTGTTGGCATGGAACAACTGTCTTCTCTTTGCTCCGAGTGGTTTGTTTGTTACTGATTTTTGGTTACACAGTCGGTAAAAATCTTCACAAATCTGCCGACAACAAATCTTGTCAACCCAAAAGACCTCCAGTAGTTATAA TTCCCGGAGACCTTGGTAACCAACTTGAAGCCAAGCTAGATAAACCCAGTGTGGTCCATTACATCTGCTACAAGAAGACTGATGCCTTCTTCACCCTATGGCTAAACCTGGAGCTACTGGTCCCAGTAGCCATAGACTGCTGGATAGACAACATAAG GCTGATCTACAACACAACAACCCACTCCACCTCGGCCCCGCCTGGCGTGGACATCCGGGTCCCTGGGTTCGGGAAGACCTTCTCCGTGGAGTACCTGGACCCCAGCAAGAGCAGCCTGG GCATATATTTCTTCAGCTTAGTACAGGCGTTTGTGGAGTGGGGTTACACCAGGGATGATGACGTCAGAGGCGCGCCTTACGACTGGAGAAAAGCACCca ATGAAAACAAGGCGTACTTCCTGGCGCTGCAGCAGATGATCGAGGAGATGGCGGAGAAGGCGGGGGGCCCTGTGGTTCTGATCGCCCACAGCATGGGCAACATGTACACCCTGTACTTCCTCAACCACCAGCCCCAGGCCTGGAAGGACCGCTACATCAAGTCCTTCGTGGCCCTGGGGGCGCCCTGGGGGGGCGTGGTCAAGACCATGCGGGTGGTGACCTCGG GAGACAACAACCATATTCCCGTCATCAGCCCGTTGAAGATGCGTTCGCAGCAGCGCAgcgccatcaccaccacctggcTCTTCCCCTACGCACACACCTGGCCCAAGAACCAG gtcctcGTCCAGACCCCCACCTACAACTACACCGTGGCGGACTACAAGCGCTTCTTCTCGGACGTGGGGTTCAACGAGGGCTGGCAGATCCGCCAGGACACGGAGCCGCTGGTGTCGGACCTGGACCCGCCCGGGGTGGCCGTCCACTGCCTGTACGGCAGCGGCGTGCCCACGCCCGAGAGCTTCCGCTACTCCGACAAGTTCCCCAACGCGGAGCCCGTGGGCGTGGGCGCGGGCGACGGCGACGGCACGGTCAACCTGCGGAGCGCCACGCAGTGCGGGCGCTGGGTGGGGCGGCAGCGGCAGCCCGTCACGCTGCTGGAGCTGCCCGGGAACGAGCACGTCAACATGCTGCTGAACTACACCACCGTGGCCTACATCAAGACCCTGCTGTGCTCCCCCTGA
- the usb1 gene encoding U6 snRNA phosphodiesterase 1 isoform X1: MLVGYSSSSDEEVENPSELTDSTGKRRTVSSSVSFEEDCHDRAENKKMRIEQQGPKTRLPVPGCLLAMFPEEEEPDNDTSLHDGRIRSFKHERGNWATYVYFPYPPDEDFMELLEELLEVAGARGVLLTQQRDFHLSVSQTVVLKHHWIQPFTESLKGGLTSCKRFVCSAGSLRVYSNAERTRTFLGMEVSAGHAQLAEIMKMVDKTMIEFRLDTFYKDPSFHVSLAWCVGDFTAQLKECLKELQGLVDHHEEGAFLLTLDCQELRCRAGNKTCSFPLQS; this comes from the exons ATGCTGGTTGGCTATAGTAGTAGCTCCGACGAGGAAGTTGAGAATCCAAGTGAATTAACAGATTCGACTGGTAAACGCAGAACAGTGTCCTCTTCAGTGTCCTTTGAAGAGGATTGTCATGATCGAGCTGAGAATAAAAAAATGAGAATCGAACAGCAGGGGCCGAAAACAAG ACTGCCTGTCCCCGGATGTCTGTTGGCCATGTttccagaggaagaggagccagATAATGACACGTCCCTTCATGATGGACGTATCCGTTCCTTTAAGCACGAGAGAGGAAATTGGGCAACCTATGTATATTTTCCAT ACCCCCCAGACGAGGACTtcatggagctgctggaggagctgctggaggtggcGGGAGCTCGCGGTGTGCTGCTGACCCAGCAGAGGGACTTCCATCTCAGCGTGTCTCAGACAGTGGTGCTGAAGCACCATTggatccagcccttcacagagAGCCTTAAGGGCGGCCTGACCAGCTGCAaaag GTTTGTTTGCTCTGCAGGATCGCTCAGGGTCTACAGTAACGCTGAGAGAACCAG GACGTTTTTGGGAATGGAAGTGTCTGCTGGACATGCTCAGTTGGCAGAGATTATGAAAATGGTGGACAAAACTATGATAGAATTTCGCCTTGACACATTCTATAAG GATCCCTCGTTTCACGTGAGTCTAGCCTGGTGCGTCGGGGACTTCACAGCCCAGCTGAAAGAATGCCTTAAGGAATTACAG GGTCTGGTTGACCACCATGAGGAGGGGGCGTTCCTGCTGACGTTGGACTGTCAGGAGCTGCGCTGCAGGGCAGGAAACAAGACCTGTAGCTTTCCTCTGCAGTCCTGA